In the genome of Coregonus clupeaformis isolate EN_2021a chromosome 11, ASM2061545v1, whole genome shotgun sequence, one region contains:
- the LOC121555278 gene encoding uncharacterized mitochondrial protein AtMg00860-like: protein MLRKDGLTANPKKCKLVFEEVEWTGEFDRTGERQAQERKVQVVRDWPVPHTKTQVKSFLGLAGYYSRFIPNFAAIASPLTDLTRARLSKTVKWLDEAEAAFRRLKEAQCSHPILVTPDFQVPMLVQMDAYDTGLGAVLSQVHDEEEHNEP, encoded by the coding sequence ATGCTCAGGAAAGACGGGTTGACAGCGAATCCCAAGAAATGCAAGCTGGTGTTCGAGGAAGTGGAGTGGACTGGGGAATTTGATCGGACGGGGGAACGTCAAGCCCAGGAGAGGAAGGTCCAGGTGGTTCGTGACTGGCCCGTTCCCCACACCAAGACACAGGTCAAGTCCTTCCTGGGGCTGGCGGGATACTATAGCCGGTTTATCCCCAACTTTGCGGCTATAGCTTCCCCCCTTACCGATCTGACCAGGGCCCGCCTCTCAAAAACAGTGAAGTGGTTGGATGAGGCCGAAGCGGCGTTCAGGCGCCTGAAGGAAGCCCAGTGCTCCCATCCGATTCTCGTGACGCCCGATTTCCAGGTACCGATGCTGGTGCAGATGGATGCCTATGACACGGGACTAGGGGCCGTCCTGTCACAGGTACATGATGAGGAAGAacacaatgaaccataa